CAGCGTCTCGTAGCGGCCCGCGGGCAGTTCGATCCGGCGCTCCGCCCAGCCCAGCCGGGTCGCCAGCTCGGAGTCCAGGGCCGCCGGGTCGACGTCCTTGAAGTCCCGGGTCGCGCGCCCCGCCCAGGCGGAGCGGCTGCGGTCCGGCGACTTGGCGTTGAGCTCCAGCGTCCCGTTGGGCTGGTCGTGACGGAGCCGCACCCCCGTTGACGTGCCGAGGTACGTCGAGGTCAGCTCGTGGTTGGCGAAGCCGTACAGCTCACGACCGCCCGCGCGGGCGCGTGCGAAGGACTCGCCCAGCGCGGGCGCGAAGTCGGCGAAGACGGCCGAGGAGGTCTCCGCAGGGGCGTCGGTGAAGTCGCCCACCGCCGGAACGCCGCTCACCAGCGGCTGAGCGTCCTCGGCGGGTCCCGCGGCCCGGGCAGCCGCCTCGGCCGCCCGCACCAGCGGCTCCAGGTCCGCGGCCGTCACGGCCGACCGGGACACCACTCCGGACGCGGTGCCCTGCGCCCCGTCCACGGTCGCGATCACGGTGAGGGTACGGCCCCGGGTCACGCCGTTCGTGGTGAGGGTGTTCCCGGCCCAGCGGAGATTGGCCGAAGAGTGCTCGTCGGCGATGACGACACAGCCGTCGGCGGTGGACAGTTCGAGGGCACGCTCGACGATCTCGTGCGGCTTGCTGACGGGGCTCATCGACCGGCCTCCTGGGTGGTGTTCAAGATGTTGACGCCGCGGAACAGTGCGGAAGGGCAGCCGTGCGAGACGGCCGCGACCTGACCCGGCTGGGCCTTGCCGCAGTTGAAGGCGCCTCCCAGGACATACGTCTGCGGGCCCCCGACCTTCTCCAGTGAGCCCCAGAAATCGGTCGTCGTCGCCTGGTAGGCGACATCGCGCAGCTGCCCCGTCAGCCGGCCGTTCTCGATGCGGTAGAAGCGCTGGCCGGTGAACTGGAAGTTGTACCGCTGCATGTCGATCGACCAGGACCGGTCCCCGACGACGTAGATGCCGCGCTCCACCCCGCCGATCAGGTCCTCCGTCGACAGCCCGCCCGGTTCGGGCCGGAGGGACACGTTCGCCATCCGCTGCACCGGGACGTGCGACGGCGAGTCCGCGAAGGCGCAGCCGTTGGAGCGGCCGAGGCCCGTGAGGCGCGCGATCCGGCGGTCGAGCTGGTAACCGACGAGCGTGCCGTCCTTCACCAGGTCCCAGCTCTGCGCCTGGACGCCCTCGTCGTCGTACCCGATCGTCGCCAGCCCGTGCTCCGCCGTCCGGTCCCCGGTCACGTTCATCACGGGTGAGCCGTAGCGCAGCCTGCCGAGCTTGTCGAAGGTGGCGAAGGACGTGCCCGCGTACGCCGCCTCGTAGCCCAGCGCCCGGTCCAGCTCGGTGGCGTGCCCGATCGACTCGTGGATCGTCAGCCACAGGTTCGACGGGTCCACGACCAGGTCGTACCTCCCCGCCTCGACGCTCGGCGCGCGCATCTTGGCGGCCAGCAGTTCCGGGATCTCCTCCAGCTCCGAGTCCCAGTCCCAGCCGGTGCCGGTCAGGTACTCCCAGCCGCGTCCCACCGGCGGCGCGATGGTGCGCATGGAGTCGAACTCGCCGGTGGTCTCGTCCACGGCGACCGCGGTGAGCTGCGGATGGAGCCGGACCCGCTGCTGTGTGGTGACCGTGCCCGCCGTGTCCGCGTAGAACTTGTTCTCGTGCACGGTCAGCAGCGAGGCGTCCACGTGCGCCACGCCGTCCGCCCGCAGCAGCCGCGCGCTCCAGTCCGCGAGCAGCGCGGACTTGTCCTCGTCCGGGACGGCGAACGGATCGGTCTCGTACGAGGAGATCCAGGTGCGGTCCGCGTGCACCGGCTCGTCGGCCAGCTCGACCCTCTCGTCGGAGCCGGCGGCCGCGATCACCTTCGCCGACAGCTTCGCCATCGCCACGGCCTGGCCCGCCACTCTGGCGGCACCGTCCATGGTCAGATCGACCCCGGACGCGAACCCCCAGGCCCCGCCGTGCACGACCCGCACCGCGTATCCCAGGTCGGTGGTGTCGGACGAGCCGGCCGGCTTCGCGTCGCGCAGCCGCCACGCGGCACTGCGCACCCGCTCCAGCCGGAAGTCGGCGTGCGCGGCGCCGAGCGCGCGCGCCCGTGCGAGCGCCGCGTCGGCGAGCGCCCGCAGCGGCAACGCCGTGAAGGCTTCGTCGATGGAATGAGCCACGAATGTCTCCTGTCATGGTGGGACCGGTCGGCACAGGACCGGCCGCCCCGATCATGTCGCGCCCGGATGCCCGCTGCCTACCGCTTTCTGTAGGGATCCGACAGTGCATCCGTGACGCCACTGTCAGGGGTCGATCCCCTGTGCAAGGGGTGGTACCGATAGGTTTTCGCAGTGTCAGACCGCTATGGAAAGGGTGATCCGTTGAGCCGCTCGGTTCTCGTCACCGGAGGAAACCGGGGCATCGGCCTCGCCATCGCCCGCGCTTTCGCCGAGGCCGGAGACAAGGTCGCGATCACGTACCGGTCGGGTGAGCCGCCGGCGGACCTGGTGGGGCTGGGCTGCCTGCCCGTCCGCTGCGACATCACCGACGCCGAACAGGTGGAGCAGGCCTACAAGGAGATCGAGGACAAGCACGGTCCCGTGGAGGTGCTCGTCGCGAACGCCGGCGTCACCAAGGACCAGTTGCTGATGCGGATGTCCGAGGAGGACTTCGTCACCGTCCTCGACACCAACCTCACCGGCACCTTCCGTGTCGTGAAGCGCGCCAACCGCGGCATGCTCCGCGCCAAGAAGGGCCGGGTCGTCCTGATCTCGTCCGTGGTCGGCCTGCTCGGCTCGGCCGGCCAGGCCAACTACGCCGCCTCCAAGGCCGGACTGGTGGGCTTCGCCCGGTCCCTCGCCCGCGAGCTCGGTTCGCGGAACATCACCTTCAACGTCGTCGCGCCCGGCTTCGTCGACACCGACATGACCAAGGTGCTCAACGACGAGCAGCGCGCGGGCATCGTCTCGCAGGTCCCGCTCGGCCGCTACGCGCAGCCGGAGGAGATCGCCGCCACGGTGCGGTTCCTCGCCTCCGACGACGCCTCGTACATCACTGGAGCCGTCATCCCGGTTGACGGCGGATTGGGCATGGGTCACTGATCACATGAGCGGAATCCTCGCCGGCAAGCGCATCCTCATCACCGGTGTGCTGATGGAGTCCTCCATTGCCTTCCACGCCGCGAAGCTGGCCCAGGAGCAGGGTGCGGAGATCATCCTGACGGCCTTTCCCCGGCCGACGCTGACCGAGCGCATCGCCAGGAAGCTCCCGAAGCCGACCAAGGTCATCGAGCTCGACGTCACCAACGACGAGCACCTCGGGCGCCTGGAGCAGGTCGTGCGCGACGAGCTCGGCGGTCTGGACGGAGTCGTCCACTCCATCGGTTTCGCCCCGCAGGACGCGCTCGGCGGCAACTTCCTCAACACGCCGTTCGAGTCGGTCTCGACCGCGATGCACGTCTCGGCGTTCTCGCTGAAGTCGCTGACGATGGCCTGCCTGCCGCTGTTCCCGCAGGAGGGTGCCTCGGTGGTCGGTCTGACCTTCGACGCCCAGTTCGCGTGGCCGCAGTACGACTGGATGGGTCCGGCGAAGGCGGCGCTCGAGGCCACCTCCCGCTACGTCGCCCGTGACCTGGGCAAGCAGAACGTCCGCTGCAACCTGATCTCGGCGGGTCCGCTCGGTTCGATGGCCGCGAAGTCCATCCCGGGCTTCAGCGACCTCGCGGACGTGTGGAACCACCGCTCCCCGCTGGAGTGGGACATGTCCGACCCGGACCCCGCCGGCCGCGGCATCGTCGCCCTGCTGTCCGACTGGTTCCCGAAGACCACGGGCGAGATCATCCACGTCGACGGTGGCGTGCACATGATGGGTGCGTGACGCAGCGTCGTCCTCGGACGGCATTTCACCTGGTCGCCTTCGACGCCCCGGTCACCCGCTGTGCGCGGGGGGCCGGGGCGTCGCCCGTTCGGGTCAACGCAGCGGGCGGGCGGGCGCCCGGCCGGGGGAACCTGGAGTGGCAATCCCTCCCTTGTGGTGCAGCAGCGGTGCGAGCCGCAGTACGGCCGAGGAGGTCCTGGTTGTGCGTACGTCGTGGCGATCCGCGTCCGTGCTCGGGGTGCTCGCGGTCCTGGTCTGGCCCGCCTCCACGGCGGCCGTCTCCGAGCCGCCGGGCGAGCCCGCGCCCCGGCCCTTCGGGGCCGCCTGCAGCGTCTACGTCGAGGGCTCCAGGGCCACGGCCCACTGCCACAATCCGTACCTGGACACCGACCGTGTGCAGCTCCACGTCGAGTGCGAACGCTGGTGGGACGTGGACGCGGACAGCACGCCCGTCGACCTCGGCCCGACCGG
The genomic region above belongs to Streptomyces marianii and contains:
- a CDS encoding TldD/PmbA family protein is translated as MAHSIDEAFTALPLRALADAALARARALGAAHADFRLERVRSAAWRLRDAKPAGSSDTTDLGYAVRVVHGGAWGFASGVDLTMDGAARVAGQAVAMAKLSAKVIAAAGSDERVELADEPVHADRTWISSYETDPFAVPDEDKSALLADWSARLLRADGVAHVDASLLTVHENKFYADTAGTVTTQQRVRLHPQLTAVAVDETTGEFDSMRTIAPPVGRGWEYLTGTGWDWDSELEEIPELLAAKMRAPSVEAGRYDLVVDPSNLWLTIHESIGHATELDRALGYEAAYAGTSFATFDKLGRLRYGSPVMNVTGDRTAEHGLATIGYDDEGVQAQSWDLVKDGTLVGYQLDRRIARLTGLGRSNGCAFADSPSHVPVQRMANVSLRPEPGGLSTEDLIGGVERGIYVVGDRSWSIDMQRYNFQFTGQRFYRIENGRLTGQLRDVAYQATTTDFWGSLEKVGGPQTYVLGGAFNCGKAQPGQVAAVSHGCPSALFRGVNILNTTQEAGR
- the fabG gene encoding 3-oxoacyl-[acyl-carrier-protein] reductase; translation: MSRSVLVTGGNRGIGLAIARAFAEAGDKVAITYRSGEPPADLVGLGCLPVRCDITDAEQVEQAYKEIEDKHGPVEVLVANAGVTKDQLLMRMSEEDFVTVLDTNLTGTFRVVKRANRGMLRAKKGRVVLISSVVGLLGSAGQANYAASKAGLVGFARSLARELGSRNITFNVVAPGFVDTDMTKVLNDEQRAGIVSQVPLGRYAQPEEIAATVRFLASDDASYITGAVIPVDGGLGMGH
- the fabI gene encoding enoyl-ACP reductase FabI — encoded protein: MSGILAGKRILITGVLMESSIAFHAAKLAQEQGAEIILTAFPRPTLTERIARKLPKPTKVIELDVTNDEHLGRLEQVVRDELGGLDGVVHSIGFAPQDALGGNFLNTPFESVSTAMHVSAFSLKSLTMACLPLFPQEGASVVGLTFDAQFAWPQYDWMGPAKAALEATSRYVARDLGKQNVRCNLISAGPLGSMAAKSIPGFSDLADVWNHRSPLEWDMSDPDPAGRGIVALLSDWFPKTTGEIIHVDGGVHMMGA